One region of Malania oleifera isolate guangnan ecotype guangnan chromosome 6, ASM2987363v1, whole genome shotgun sequence genomic DNA includes:
- the LOC131158571 gene encoding mitogen-activated protein kinase kinase kinase 20-like, protein MKRNRGDAAEEFDYGEGVSWVRGPLIGKGSHGCVFLANPRKKMKKGGCFPSVMAVKSSEVSLSATLQKEKETLCNLQGCSSVLQCSGDEETYSEDGQQMIYNLLLEYAPGGTLGALIKKHTAVAALIPQSDVRAYARALLRGLRHIHARGYVHCDLKPDNILLFLPNSGSAVAKFVPKIADFGLAKRTSKQGPCFRGTPLYLSPEAVVRGTQGPPSDVWALGCVVLEMLTGRPPWNGAAFLDGEDLLSRIRTPNQLPKVPSTLSKEARDFLKKMFCEEGSVQIHR, encoded by the coding sequence ATGAAGAGGAATCGGGGAGATGCAGCGGAGGAATTCGATTATGGAGAAGGAGTCTCATGGGTGAGAGGCCCTTTGATCGGCAAAGGCAGTCACGGTTGTGTCTTCCTCGCCAATCccaggaagaagatgaagaaaggCGGCTGCTTTCCCTCCGTCATGGCTGTCAAATCCTCGGAGGTTTCTCTCTCTGCTACTCTGCAGAAAGAGAAGGAAACTCTCTGCAATCTACAGGGTTGTTCCAGCGTTTTGCAGTGCTCCGGGGACGAGGAAACCTACAGTGAAGATGGGCAGCAGATGATCTACAATTTGCTTCTGGAGTACGCCCCCGGAGGAACTTTGGGTGCTCTCATCAAGAAGCACACCGCCGTCGCTGCTCTCATTCCCCAATCTGATGTCAGGGCCTACGCTAGGGCTCTTCTTCGCGGCCTTCGTCACATCCACGCTCGCGGCTATGTTCATTGCGATTTGAAGCCAGACAACATTTTGCTTTTCCTTCCCAATTCTGGTTCCGCTGTTGCTAAATTTGTGCCGAAGATTGCAGATTTTGGGCTGGCGAAGCGGACGAGCAAACAGGGTCCTTGCTTCAGAGGGACTCCATTGTATTTGTCGCCCGAAGCTGTTGTTCGAGGCACACAGGGGCCTCCTTCTGATGTTTGGGCTCTTGGCTGTGTTGTGCTTGAAATGTTAACTGGGAGGCCACCGTGGAATGGTGCCGCATTTTTAGACGGCGAGGATCTTCTCTCTAGGATTCGCACTCCAAATCAATTGCCAAAAGTTCCGAGTACCCTATCCAAAGAAGCCAGGGATTTCTTGAAAAAAATGTTTTGTGAGGAAGGCTCCGTTCAGATCCACCGCTGA